The genomic stretch TTGCCGTCGAGGCGGGTGTAGCTCATGTGGCAGTCGGCGCAACTCACACCCGCCGCGCCGTGCACACCGTTGTGCCATGTCTCGTACTCGGGGTGCTGGGCCTTGAGCATCGGGGTCTGGGACACGGGATGGATCCAGTCGACGAAGTTGCCTTCGAAACCCGGAATCGTCGTGTCGCCGTGGGTGGTGTAGTACTCATAAATTTGTTCAGGATCCTTGCCCTGGGACCAGGGAAAAACAACCTTTTTGGGAGCGCCGAAGCTCTTGTCCTGGAAGTAGTACTCGACGTGACACTGACCGCACATGAGCGCACGCTGTTCGTTGCGGGACAGGGTCTTGAAATCCTTGCCTTCGGCTTTCAGATGATCCTGAAGAGGCACCGAATAGAGACGAAGTTCCATGTTGGCCGGATCATGACAGTTGGCGCAGCCGATGGTGTTTTCGTCCATGTCGACTTCTTCGCGGAACTCGTTGAAGTCCTTGGCCCAGAACTCGTCACCATATTTGCCGACCCATTCGTTCATCTTGGCGCCCTTGCAGTTCCAGCAGGTGGCAGGAAGGCCAGCTTTTTCGTCGTAGCGGTTCAGGCGGTCGATGTTCAGAATATCCTTCATGGCATAGGTGTGACCGCGTGCCGCCTTGTATTCATAGCTGAATGCATATCCGAGCCAAAGGTTCTTGAGATATGGCTGGGCATGCTTGTAACCCTTGGGCAGAGGGTTGACGTTGTCATGCTTGTCGTAGGCTACGGACCCACCGTACTCGGTCATGATCTCGGATTCGTTGTTTCGGAGGAATGTTTCGTAGTGCAGGGGGAATTCAGCCTTAAAGGCGGAGTTTTTTATTTCGTCAGATTTTAGTTTGGTTTTGAACACCGGGGTTTTTGGTTCAGAGAAGTCGGAACAGGCTGTCAGTGCCAAAGCCAGGCCAGCGGCCAGAACGAGGAACGTGGTTTTGGTTTTACGCATCGGCTGCGCTCCTTTTTGCTACGGGGATTTTTGGAGTGTGGGGCACGTGACGGTGGCAGTCCGTACAGAACTTCTTGCTCTGCATGACAACGGTGGATGTGGTCGCACCGTGGCAGCGCTGGCAATTTTCCTGCGTTACTTCCTTCGTTTCCTCGCCTGGGTGAATCAGGTCGGGGATCGATTTGGTCACGGTTGCGAGGATGTCCCGGGTGCCTTCTTTGGTTTTGAAGGGAATCTTGGCAATGAGATTGTGGGGCGCATGGCATTCGTTGCACGCCAGTTCGGCATGGACCGAACGCTTGTGCGTTAACGCTGCCTCGGACATAGAGTGGCAGCTCCCGCAAAACATGGCCTGATCGGTCGTGTTCATGGCTACCGCCGCGCCAATTGTCAGCAGAACGCCAACGAGGGCTGGGGGGAGTACACGGCTCCATCTCATTTTTGTGGGTGGTTTTTGTTCAAGAATCATCAATCCCTCCTGTTAAAAAAAACATATGTTTTCTTTCACGCCTGTGGCAAAGGCGGAATTAACTACGAGTTGAGTGAGTATCCGGTTGGGTTGTGCGATTTTCCATAGTTTACATTTTGTTTTGTTTCAACATGTTATTATGGGACGCTTGGCTAAAACACCATCTAACTATTCGAAATGGAAAGACGCGGCCTTGACAAAGCCTGATAGCGAAACCAATGAAAGTTATCAATTGCTTTCTTTGGAGACATAATGACCTCGACATCAAAATATCTTTCGGCAGAGGAGAGACGGGCCATGGCCGTCAAAGCGGTGCTTGAATTAGCTGCCATTCAGAATCCAGGCGAGATTACGACCACAGAAATCGCTGCGCACATGGGCTTGTCCCAGGGCGGCATTTTTCGACATTTTTCCAGCAAAGACGAAATCTGGCGCACGGTCATGGAGTGGGTTGCCACAGAATTGCATTCCCGTGTTGCACGTGCGGCGGAAAGCGCCAACAGTCCAATCTTCTCCCTTGAGGCTATGTTCATGGCCCATGTCGCCTTCGCGATTGAGTATCCCGGAGTTCCGCGCATGTTGTTTGGGGAACTTCCGAAAACAGAATCAACTCCAGCCAAAATTGCCGTTGCCTCGTTGCTTGAACGATACGGAAAACTCCTGACATTGAAGCTGGAGCAAGGAAAGTCCTGCGGCGAGGTGGATTGTTCGATCTCAACTGAAGCAGCGGTCGCTCTTTTTGTCGGAACTGTTCAAGGGCTCATCATCAAGGCGGTGCTATTTGGTGATGTTGGCCATTTGCGCCAGGGGGCTCCAGAGGCGTTTGCCTTGTTTCGTCGCGCCATAAGGAAATCCATATGATGAGTCTCATGTCCCGCAATAAATTTCTGCTGCTGGTGGTGCTAGGCCTCTTGGCCGGGGCCTTCATTTATGTGGTGCTGCGTTCCGGCCCGCTGGCTCCCGTTGCGGTCGTCGTGTCCGAGGTCAGGGATATGCCGGTGGAGCCGTCGCTTTTCGGCATCGGCACGGTGGAAGCGCGGTACACGCAGAACATCGGACCGACAGGCTCCGGCCGGGTTCTTGCGATTTTGGTGGATGTCGGGGACAGGGTCGAGCCGGGGCAGATCATTGGTGAAATGGATCCCGTGGATCTCGATGACAGGCTGGGCGCCCAAGATGCCGCCCTGCTGCGTGCCGCCGCGACCGTGCGGGCTGCCGAAGCCCAGGTTTCGGAACTGCGGGCGAAAACAACCTACGCCGAATCCCAGGCCCGCCGCTTTGAAACCCTGGTGCAGAGCGGAGCGGTGAGCAGGGAGGCCTTTGAGGCCCGTCAGCAGGAGTTGGACGTCGCGAAGAGCGGGCTCAAGGCCGCCATTGCGACCGTGGCTTCGGCCAAACACGAATACGACCGCCTCACGTCCGAAGGGGCCGGCATATCCCGCCAGCGGGAGACCGTCAGACTGGTTTCGCCTGTTGCCGGTCTGGTCACCAGGCGTCTGATCGAGCCCGGCACGACTGCCGTGGCCGGACAGACCGTGGTGGAGATCATCGATCCGGACCACGTCTGGGTGAATGCCCGCTTCGACCAGCTCCGGGCTTCCGGCCTTGCGACCGGTTTGCCGGCGCGTGTCGTGCTGCGTTCCCGCTCATCGGAATCGCTATCTGCGCATGTGTACCGTGTCGAGCCGGTTGCGGACGCCGTGACCGAAGAGCTGCTGGCGAAAGTGACTTTTGAATCCCTGCCCGACCCCCTGCCTGCCATCGGCGAACTGGCCGAGGTGACCGTGGATCTGCCTGCCTTGCCGCCTGCTCCGACCATTCCCGGCAGCAGCGTGCTGCGCGACAAAAACACGCTTGGGGTCTGGGTGGTTGAAGGCGGGAGCATCGAATTCGTCCCCGTTGAACTCGGACAGGCAGACCTTGACGGGCTGGTCCAGGTCCGCAAGGGGCTGCGTGTGGGGCAGACCGTCGTCTCGCATAGCGCGTCCACGCTGACGGCCAGAAGCGGCATCAAGATTGTGGACCATCTTCCGGGGGTGCCCAAATGATCAGCCTGGCCGGGCGCGATATCCTGCATTCCTGGGGGAAGTTCGTCTTCACCGGGGTGGGGCTTGGCCTGCTCATCGGTGTGACGCTTTCCATGGCCGGCATCTATCGCGGCATGGTCGAGGACGCCAAGGTGCTTCTGGACAACAGCGGCGCGGATCTGTGGGTCGTGCAGCAGGATACCCTGGGGCCGTACGCGGAATCCTCGACCATTCCCGACGACGTCTATCGCTCGATTCTCGGCATGGAGGGAGTGGAGCGGGTTTCGAATGTGACCTACCTGACCATGCAGGTCCGGCACGACGGCGGCGACGTGCGGGCCATGGTTGTCGGTGTGGTACCGGGAGGGCCGGGGGAGCCCGGACAGCCAATTTTTCTGGTGGCTGGACGTCACATTACCCGCAGTCATTATGAGGCCGTGGCAGATGTCAGGACTGGCTTCAGACTCGGGCAAGAGATTGTCATCCGCAGGAATGTCTACACGGTTGTCGGACTGACCCGGCGGACGGTTTCCTCGGGCGGTGATCCCATGGTTTTCATTCCGCTCAAGGACGCCCAGGAGGCGCAGTTTTTAAAAGATAACGACGCCATCGTCCGTTCACGCCAGCGGGCAGCGCAGAATCCGGCATTCAACCGGCCGATTCCGGGTCTTCTGGACGCAGTCATCGCGTCCCAGTCCACCAATTCCAACGTCAACGCCGTGCTGGTCAGCCTCGCTCCCGGTCATTTGCCGAATGAAGTTGCGAAATCCATTCAGCGCTGGAGCAGGTATCAAGTCTATACTCGGGCGCAGATGGAGGAAATCCTGATCGAAAAGCTCGTGGCCACTTCGGCCCGTCAGATCGGCATGTTTCTGGTCATTCTGTCCGTGGTCAGCGCGGCCATCGTCGCCTTCATCATTTATACGCTGACCATGGGTAAGATCCGTGAAATCGCGGTCCTGAAACTTATCGGCACCCGCAACAGGACCATTGCCTCGATGATCCTGCAACAGGCGCTGGGGCTTGGGCTGATCGGCTTCGTGGTCGGCAAGATCTCGGCCACGCTGTGGGCCCCCATTTTTCCGAAATACGTTCTGCTCCTGCCCGAAGATGCGGTGCGCGGGCTGATCGCAGTCATGGTCATTTGTTCACTGGCCAGCGTCATGGCGATCAGGGCGGCCCTCAAGGTCGATCCGGCCGAAGCCATTGGAGGATGATGATGCCTGGAATACTCATCGAAGACGTGCGCAAGCGCTACGGGCAAGGCGAGGCTGCGGTGGACGCCCTGAAGGGGGTGGACATGGTCGTTGGGCCAGGAGAAGTGGTCGGCCTCATAGGCCCGTCCGGTTCAGGAAAGAGCACTCTGCTCAAATGCCTTGGGGCGGTCATCGAGCCGAGCGCCGGGAAGATGACGCTGGGGGATGATGTCATTTTTGATCAGGATTGGAAGATTCCCGATTTGCGAGCGCTCAGACGTGACAAGATCGGATTCATCTTTCAGGCGCCCTATCTTATTCCCTTTTTGGATGTTACGGACAACGTGGCTTTGCTGCCGATGCTGTCCGGCATTCCGAATTCCAAGGCCAGGGCCTTGGCCCAGGAATTTCTCGAAGCTCTGGACGTCGGACACAGGGCGGGGGCCATGCCTTCCCAGCTTTCGGGAGGGGAGCAGCAGCGTGTGTCCATTGCCCGCGCCCTCGTCAATCGTCCGCCTGTCATTCTGGCTGACGAGCCGACCGCACCTCTGGACAGCGAACGAGCCATGGCCGTGATCCGGATTCTGAACCAGATGGCCAAACAGTTTGAAACCGCGATCATTGTCGTGACCCACGATGAAAAAATCATTCCGACTTTCAAGCGATTGTACCAAATACGAGATGGGCGAACTGAAGAGCAGGCTGGCGAAGGAAGGGCAATAGATTGAATTGATAGGGAGGGTGATATGAAAGATCACTGTGACGCTTTGGATTTGTCTGAAGATGATGTCATCAATGCCATGCGTTCCATGCAAGGATACGTCGATATAACACCTGGAGATTTTCGGGAAATTTATTCAATCGCTTACGATTTGGCATTGAAGAGAGTCCGTACACTTTGGAAGGCGGAAGACGCCATGACGTCTCCTGTTCATTGCCTTCATCGTGAAATGAGCGCCTCTGAGGCTGCGTCATTTATGGCTTCGCACGGCATCAGCGGTGCTCCGGTTGTTGACGAAAACGGGACGATCTGCGGGGTTGTCTCGGAAAAGGATTTTCTCAAGAAGATGGGACTGCCAGGAACCGCCTCATTCATGGCTGTTGTGTCGCGATGCATGACCATTGACGGCTGTTTGGTTTCTGACCTTGGAGGTTTGAGTGTTCGGGAGTTGATGAATTGTCCGCCGATTGTCGCGGCCAAGGAAACGGCATTGGCGGATATCTCAGAGCTTTTTTCGAAACATTCCATCAACCGAGTGCCAATTTGTGATACTGACGGACGCCCAATAGGGATTGTCACCAGAACCAATCTCGTCGGTTCTCTGTGTGAGTTGAGGTAAGCCATGAATTTTTTCGAAAAAGTCAAAGGGACGACACAAAGCCCACCTAGGGTCAGTATTTCTGAGGTTGCCTGGTCTTGGATCGGCGCCTTTGTCGGCATAGCCCTCGTCGGTTTGCTTCAAGACGTGCTTGTGGATGAGTTCGGACAGGGTTTGCTCATTGGCTCCTTTGGCGCAACTGCGGTCCTCGTTTACGGAGCGATTCGAAGCCCGTTGGCCCAGCCCAGAAATGTTCTTGGAGGGCACGTCATCTCTGCGCTGATTGGGGTGTTGTCATATCAGCTTGTCGGAGACATTGTCTGGCTGGCGTCGGGGTTGGCAGTATCTACAGCCATTGCCGCAATGCATATGACTAGAACGTTGCACCCCCCTGGCGGAGCGACGGCTCTGATTGCTGTTATCGGTGGGGACTCTGTGCACAATCTGGGGTATTTTTATGCATTTATACCTGTTGGGATCGGAGCCGTTATTCTTATTATAGTTGCTTTAGTTTTAAATAATTTTGCAAAGAACAGGCGTTATCCTGAATTTTGGTATTAATAAAAACATGAGGGATTGATGAAAAAACTTTTCGCATCAAAGCTGATATCTTTTTTTTCGTTAATTCTTTTTATTATTAATATTTTTATTGTGTGGAGTATATATTCGATTCATTCTTCGTTGGAGCGCGATGCCAATCTTATTAGCAACATAGGTTTTATTCGTGGGTCGACACAAAGAATTCTGAAATTTGAATTGCTTAAAAATATTGATAGTGCAGATTTCTCTATTAGCGAGGTGGATAAAATATTTGCTATTTACGTTGCTGATGGCAAGGCGGCTGAATTTAGGTTTGACCCAGAGATAT from Desulfomicrobium apsheronum encodes the following:
- a CDS encoding ammonia-forming cytochrome c nitrite reductase subunit c552; its protein translation is MRKTKTTFLVLAAGLALALTACSDFSEPKTPVFKTKLKSDEIKNSAFKAEFPLHYETFLRNNESEIMTEYGGSVAYDKHDNVNPLPKGYKHAQPYLKNLWLGYAFSYEYKAARGHTYAMKDILNIDRLNRYDEKAGLPATCWNCKGAKMNEWVGKYGDEFWAKDFNEFREEVDMDENTIGCANCHDPANMELRLYSVPLQDHLKAEGKDFKTLSRNEQRALMCGQCHVEYYFQDKSFGAPKKVVFPWSQGKDPEQIYEYYTTHGDTTIPGFEGNFVDWIHPVSQTPMLKAQHPEYETWHNGVHGAAGVSCADCHMSYTRLDGKKKMSNHHWNSPLKDPDMKACRQCHTDKTPDYLKQRVIYTQDKVWQQLMVAQDTSVKAHEAIRMASEFTGEKPADYERLMIDARQMCRKGQFFWDLVSAENSVGFHNPTKALDTLAKSQQYSQKAVDIAIKAAAFTTAEALSQDIKELVPPIMEHSRELQMDPEHMASHKWFKYLKVTPKAEQIWDENRRIKSVATAG
- a CDS encoding cytochrome c3 family protein, translated to MILEQKPPTKMRWSRVLPPALVGVLLTIGAAVAMNTTDQAMFCGSCHSMSEAALTHKRSVHAELACNECHAPHNLIAKIPFKTKEGTRDILATVTKSIPDLIHPGEETKEVTQENCQRCHGATTSTVVMQSKKFCTDCHRHVPHTPKIPVAKRSAADA
- a CDS encoding TetR/AcrR family transcriptional regulator produces the protein MAVKAVLELAAIQNPGEITTTEIAAHMGLSQGGIFRHFSSKDEIWRTVMEWVATELHSRVARAAESANSPIFSLEAMFMAHVAFAIEYPGVPRMLFGELPKTESTPAKIAVASLLERYGKLLTLKLEQGKSCGEVDCSISTEAAVALFVGTVQGLIIKAVLFGDVGHLRQGAPEAFALFRRAIRKSI
- a CDS encoding efflux RND transporter periplasmic adaptor subunit; the protein is MMSLMSRNKFLLLVVLGLLAGAFIYVVLRSGPLAPVAVVVSEVRDMPVEPSLFGIGTVEARYTQNIGPTGSGRVLAILVDVGDRVEPGQIIGEMDPVDLDDRLGAQDAALLRAAATVRAAEAQVSELRAKTTYAESQARRFETLVQSGAVSREAFEARQQELDVAKSGLKAAIATVASAKHEYDRLTSEGAGISRQRETVRLVSPVAGLVTRRLIEPGTTAVAGQTVVEIIDPDHVWVNARFDQLRASGLATGLPARVVLRSRSSESLSAHVYRVEPVADAVTEELLAKVTFESLPDPLPAIGELAEVTVDLPALPPAPTIPGSSVLRDKNTLGVWVVEGGSIEFVPVELGQADLDGLVQVRKGLRVGQTVVSHSASTLTARSGIKIVDHLPGVPK
- a CDS encoding ABC transporter permease; translated protein: MISLAGRDILHSWGKFVFTGVGLGLLIGVTLSMAGIYRGMVEDAKVLLDNSGADLWVVQQDTLGPYAESSTIPDDVYRSILGMEGVERVSNVTYLTMQVRHDGGDVRAMVVGVVPGGPGEPGQPIFLVAGRHITRSHYEAVADVRTGFRLGQEIVIRRNVYTVVGLTRRTVSSGGDPMVFIPLKDAQEAQFLKDNDAIVRSRQRAAQNPAFNRPIPGLLDAVIASQSTNSNVNAVLVSLAPGHLPNEVAKSIQRWSRYQVYTRAQMEEILIEKLVATSARQIGMFLVILSVVSAAIVAFIIYTLTMGKIREIAVLKLIGTRNRTIASMILQQALGLGLIGFVVGKISATLWAPIFPKYVLLLPEDAVRGLIAVMVICSLASVMAIRAALKVDPAEAIGG
- a CDS encoding ABC transporter ATP-binding protein, giving the protein MPGILIEDVRKRYGQGEAAVDALKGVDMVVGPGEVVGLIGPSGSGKSTLLKCLGAVIEPSAGKMTLGDDVIFDQDWKIPDLRALRRDKIGFIFQAPYLIPFLDVTDNVALLPMLSGIPNSKARALAQEFLEALDVGHRAGAMPSQLSGGEQQRVSIARALVNRPPVILADEPTAPLDSERAMAVIRILNQMAKQFETAIIVVTHDEKIIPTFKRLYQIRDGRTEEQAGEGRAID
- a CDS encoding CBS domain-containing protein, whose translation is MKDHCDALDLSEDDVINAMRSMQGYVDITPGDFREIYSIAYDLALKRVRTLWKAEDAMTSPVHCLHREMSASEAASFMASHGISGAPVVDENGTICGVVSEKDFLKKMGLPGTASFMAVVSRCMTIDGCLVSDLGGLSVRELMNCPPIVAAKETALADISELFSKHSINRVPICDTDGRPIGIVTRTNLVGSLCELR
- a CDS encoding HPP family protein — protein: MNFFEKVKGTTQSPPRVSISEVAWSWIGAFVGIALVGLLQDVLVDEFGQGLLIGSFGATAVLVYGAIRSPLAQPRNVLGGHVISALIGVLSYQLVGDIVWLASGLAVSTAIAAMHMTRTLHPPGGATALIAVIGGDSVHNLGYFYAFIPVGIGAVILIIVALVLNNFAKNRRYPEFWY